ATCGCTGGCGCTGATGGGTGCAAATGGTTCAGGCAAATCGACGCTGCTGCGGCTGCTTACCGGTCTATCGCGCCCCGACTCCGGCACGCTGAACATCGCCGGATGGACGATGCCGCAGGAGGCCGCGCAGGTGAGGTCGCATCTGGGCGTCGTGGCGCACCGGCCATTGGTCTATGAAGGGCTGACGGCGCGCGAGAACCTGCGCTTCTACGGTCGGTTGTACGGCCTGAACGGCGCGGGACTTGAGGGGCGGATTGTGGCGGAACTGGATCGCGTCGGCCTCAAACGCAGGGCCGATGACGTGACTCGCACCTTCAGCCGTGGGATGCTGCAGCGCCTGAGCATCGCGCGTGCCCTGCTCCACGAGCCGGACATCCTGCTGCTGGATGAACCGTTCACCGGGCTTGACCCGGCCGCGATCGCGCTTTTATCCCAACTAATCGCAGATTCGCGCTCAGCCGGACAGACGATCGTGATGACCACCCATGACGCGATCCACGCGATCACGCTGTCCGACCGCGTGATTGTCATCGCCAAAGGCGGGATCGCGTTCGATGCGCCGACGGCGGGACTCGCGGCCGAAAACATCCCGGTTTAAAGAGTGTGGAGGCGCTGCCTCCACACCACCGCGAGGGACTTACGCCCCTCGACCCCTCATCTGCGAGGTGCTGGAGTGCAAACTCATGCCGGGGTTTGGAGTAGAATCTCAACTAAAATGCATCTCACGCGCTAAATGATGCGTTCGTGGTGGCCGGCGAGGTGGCGCAGATACTCCAGCTGGCCGATGTGATAGGCCTCATGCCAGATCATGAACTCGATGCGGTTCCAGCGTGACTGGCTACGGGCCGGCACAACGATCTCGTCAAGGAACTCTTGATCCGCGGCGGTAACGGCTTCCATGACCGCGGCTTTAAGCTGGAGCAGGAGCGCAAGGATTTCAGCCAGCGGCATGGCGTCCGAGCCGTCGACGACGGGTGGCGAGTCCATTTCGTACCGCTTGATCCACTGCGGCGCCATAATCGACGGCTTGCCGAGCATCAGCAGCATCTCGTCGCGGCTTTCGGCGATGTGGCCCAATACCCAGTTCATGCAGTTGCCCCCGCTGGGCAGCTGGAGCAGCGCGGCTTCGTGGGAAATGCCTTCGGTGTTCCTGTCGATCACGTACTGGCTGCGCCCGAAGCTGGCGAGCCAGTATTCACGCGCGTTCAAACCCGCCATCACGCCCTCCAAATAAACCGACAGGGAATATAGAACAAATGTAGCATCTGCGGGCACAAGCAGCAAATGATTTGAGGAAAACCCAACCTGACACCCGCCGGATTGACCGCTACAGCCCGTTGGCCGTCT
This DNA window, taken from Candidatus Flexicrinis proximus, encodes the following:
- the ccmA gene encoding heme ABC exporter ATP-binding protein CcmA, which gives rise to MSSIDSAILIDARNVTKGYGWLPVLRGLTLSVPRGQSLALMGANGSGKSTLLRLLTGLSRPDSGTLNIAGWTMPQEAAQVRSHLGVVAHRPLVYEGLTARENLRFYGRLYGLNGAGLEGRIVAELDRVGLKRRADDVTRTFSRGMLQRLSIARALLHEPDILLLDEPFTGLDPAAIALLSQLIADSRSAGQTIVMTTHDAIHAITLSDRVIVIAKGGIAFDAPTAGLAAENIPV
- a CDS encoding DinB family protein codes for the protein MAGLNAREYWLASFGRSQYVIDRNTEGISHEAALLQLPSGGNCMNWVLGHIAESRDEMLLMLGKPSIMAPQWIKRYEMDSPPVVDGSDAMPLAEILALLLQLKAAVMEAVTAADQEFLDEIVVPARSQSRWNRIEFMIWHEAYHIGQLEYLRHLAGHHERII